The Girardinichthys multiradiatus isolate DD_20200921_A chromosome 11, DD_fGirMul_XY1, whole genome shotgun sequence DNA window CAAAAAGTTCtagacacaaaacacacacacagcttgcTACCTAAAGAAGCAGCTTTAGTTGAGTCAATAATGCTCTTCATAGAAAAATTAACCTTCAGTTTTAGAACACCtttgcagtgctgtgaaaaagtatttgtacctttacagatttcttctctcATCTACCACATGCTAATAGAAGACAAAGATAATCAAGATtcatacaaaaagcagttttaaacCCGGtcttatgtttaaaaaaaagttaaatctcCTGTTATCATGAATGAACTGAACTGcaactttatatttttgataagCCATGTTTAATATCACTACTCACACCCAGGTCTGATCACCAAATTAACACCTGCCTGACAATACAATGGAGGAAGCAACACAATGGCACTATCTGAAGATGTTTGTTGACAAGTCAATGATGTTTATCAGTCTGGATAGCCATTTGTCAGGTTTTAGACAAGAGTGAAATACAATCAGAggcattatccacaaatgaagCAAACACGGACAGGTGCTGAACCTTCCCATGACAGGagggcctaccaaaattactcctaGAGGGCATTAACGACTCATCCAGCCAGGTAAAAAGTAATACAGAATAATGTCCAAAGCACTGAGATTCACTTGCCGCATTTAAGTTCAGTGTTAATGATTCACCAATAGGAAAGAGACTAGGCAAATATTGCAGCTGTGTAAAAATTCAATGGCTCACATCACAACTGCCAAAAAGCATCTAAAAATTTTTTGGAacaatattctgtggactggctagagaaacgtggaacgtttttcagaataagaaaatattaacaaacatggtggtgttagtgtgatggtctggccTGCTTTGCTGCTTTTGCTCAAAAACCTTAAAGAAGAATATCCTGCAATCAGTTCATGACCTTAAACTCAAGCACACTTggtttatgcagcaggacaatgatttcaacaacaacaacaaaattattttggagAGAACTGGTCAACTTCTGacttgagatgctgtggcatgacctaaAACATGCTGTTCATGCTCAAACAACCCTTAATGTGGttgaattaaacttttctgcaaagagtgggccaaaattcctccacagcaataTGAAAAGGTCATTGCAAGCTATTGCAAACACTTAacggcagttgttgctgccaagggtggcacaactaCCTATTAGGTTCAGGAGGCAATTACTTCTTCACATAGGATGATTTGGATGGCTTTTTTCCAGGTTGTTTGTGTGATATAAACATTAGTTTgataatataaaacatttaaatgtaacaaaaaagtaaaaacagaagtaTGTATATGAGACTTTTTCATATCGTGACATCCGGAGCAAGtcagtatgtgtgtgttgtagGGTTTTGCAGGATATATCCTCAAAATTCTCTGTTTGATATTAGTCGAGTCATCTTCCTTAAACACAGACTTTATTCCCTGCCTTCAGCTTCGACTCCTTTATTGTGCTTATGGTGGATTTCCTAACAAAAGTCTGTTAGTTTACCAGACAGATCCAATGAGGTAAAATGTGCTTGCTCATCCTTTATCAGAAGGAGCGCATGAGTCAGCTCTGCTTTGTTACACCCATGGTGGTTGCAACACACttacacacttacacacacacacacacacacacacacacacacacacacacacacactccctgtgtttctccctccctccctccctccctccctccctccctctcacATACCCACTCACAGGCCATATGACTGAGTCAAGCTCAGTTTTTAGTTTGTAGTTGAGTTGAGATAAGGCGTTCTAGGAAACAGTCTGGTTGGACGGGATTCCATTTACTAAAATCCATGTCTGTGAGGCTGCTGGAACTTTCTTTAACACCTTAGAGAGTTGAACAAAGCCAGCTTTCTAAGGTAggcattttatttcacttttctgTTAAGTATCtatataaagtatgtttttaGTAGTGTGGTAGTGGTTAACCTGggtatgtctgtgtgttttgtgtacACACAGATGTCTGTGATGGCTGGGCCTACCCCGCAGCCGTCTGTGTTTACATTCGAGTCCACAGTGCATTCCTCCCAGGTGCTGCACTACCTGAACGAGCAGCGCTGCCGGGACATGTTGTGTGATTTGACGGTGCTGGTGGAGGGTCAGAATTTCAGAGCCCACCGCTCTGTGCTGGCTTCCTGTAGCGAGTATTTCTTGCAAAAGATCTCTTCCCTCTCAGAACACGGAGCAGTAATTACTCTGCCAGAAGAGGTGAGAAGTCGACCTGGGTTGCTGTATTACAGAGAAATAAGTTACACACAAAAATCTTGTGCCTTAGAAACCACAAATCTGTTCTAAAAATGAAGTGAGAAACGTAACTAAAACCCTTATTTCCTCAAGTACAAATGTTGGGgatttttttttgctgatgACTCATGAATAGTCAGcttctaaaacacaaaataaattttatttactcTTATCAAAAAGACTACTTCACTTTACAACTTCACTTAACATAGCAACTTCGCTGCTAAAATTTAATAATGGCATTCAATTATATTTTGAACAGtaacagtgtttttttcttgatcTTATGGATTCAGTGTAAAACGTTGTTCAAACGCTAAATGTAACAATGCCAATCACACTGTTTTTTGGCATTGCAAACATTATTAATTTTAGTTTATTAATATAATCACAGGACGACCAATTCTTTTTgttgaaatagtttttttcaatgtaacaattATAATTAGGGATGTGTTCATCCCTTGTGCATATGTCCACTTAACACAGCTttctaaacaaaaaacacataaaatgttGCATAACAAATTTCCAAGAACATGTTATGTATGATAAAATATGTCtgcaaaatgtgtttctttaactttgtatttttattcattccTGTGTAAATAGATCAGTATTTTTGAATAATGTCCCTACAGTGGCTAATCTCTTCTTGTCTTTATTTACCATAATTCCTCATTAGTTGGACCCAAAGActgaagctaacagctagtcCAAGAGGGGCCAGGGCCAAAGAAGACTTTACTGTCTTAAAACAACTCTCaactcaaaaacattttaggaaaaggTTCATGCAAATGCTCTTTTCTGAATCTTTAAGCCGTTGTCACATCTACATTGGGTGGTTCTTTACACAATGCTGATGATTATTTGCAGAGAAAATGGAGGGACAGTCGTGAAAAATtaggacatttttttaaattttccttttttttcaaatgagaTATGTTTAGATATCTTATCTTCTTTTGTATCTCTGGAAAAGAAAGGGAATTGATTATATGCAAATACGAAAAGTTAACCCTTGTTTTGCTCATTAAAGTAAGCatattaacaaaaatgtgttttctaacTAAGGAAACATTAGGATGTCACCTTACCTACTTTCGTTGAAATACCTTCAGTGAGATATGTGTTGTAGCCATCTACTAGTCTCTGACACGCAGTCTGAAGAAAGTTTTCCCCATTTTCACTTTCAGATGTGTGATTTCTTGCATATATTAACAAGTTCATGTCTCTAAGAGATTATGATCTGCACTTTGAGTTGGCTCAGGACTTTCCTTTTTCCTTTATACTTAGTCAATCTGTGGTGAACATAatggtatgttttgggtcattgtcaagATGCTGTGTACAGTTCTGCTcgagttatatatatatatacttttcaGTAGGTCGCACGCTTTTCTTAAGCACCCTCTGATATACATTGGGATTCATGGTGGATCCTATGATGGTGGACAATCCAGGTCCTACTGCTGCAAACAGTCCTCAAACTATGACACTTTCAACTCTgttgtttgtttatctggaaTGCTCTATTTTGTTCATGCCAAACATCCTGTGTTCTGGTGTCCAGATAATTTAGTTGTAGACTCATCTAACCATAGAACATTGTTCCAGAGGTTCAGGCCTTTGTCTGCAATCTTAGAAAGCAAAATATTCCTGCTTAAAAACCTTCTATGAAAGTTAGTTTTGTGCAGTCTACTTCTGATTTTACAGACATTCACTTTCATACCAGTGGTAGCAAGAGCCTGCTGTGGGTCATGTGATGACATCTGACGGTTTttagggactcattttagcatCTTGCTGAGGGAGTTTGCTTATACAGCCGTAACTTGgcatgttggcagttgttttgaataGACTATTTTCCTTGCAGTGAAATGGCAGATTTCAAATTCTTTAGAAACCTCTTTAAATTACTAATTGGACCAATTTCttccataaaattaaaaactaccATAGATATTCttaatttgtcttttaaacCACCTTATTTTCATATCAGATAGTTACTTTGACCAAAAACACTTGACACGTGTTTTAGACAGGAAGATTATCGGTGATGCACCATCTATACCCTCCTATTCCTGTGTAAATGACCACTGGCTTCTGTGTAAATAACTGCCCAATGCTAACATGATGATGGTTGGAAAGTTTATAAAATAGCTTTTGTATAAACCACTATGATGTTCTTTAGACCGGCATTGTTTTAAGATAGTAGAAGTTTACTTTGGTCTACGGGCCCTTTCAGCTTTAGCCTTCAACTCTTACAAAATGAAGACGCCGAGCAAATTATCTACTGCATGCAATATATTAACCTCTTCTATGCTTCTAAAGGAATTTACAGCAAAAATTCTGagctattattattaaataataatttactcCTATAACTCAGAAATAGGTAAAGCAAGCAACAGCAAATCTTTGGGCTTATTCTCACTTATTCTGTACAAAAACAGATAATAAAGTCTAAAAAAGTAATAAAGATTAAATGATAAGTAGATTACTTTTATCACAACTACAATCTTTTAGAGTTACTATTTCCTAAATTAGTGGTTCTACTGACCTACAGTCCTTTATGTTTGAATTGTCTTTGGTTCAGCACGCCTGATTCAAATGAATAcattacctcctcagtatgaCATCAAGTGCTTCAGAGACCGGTTAATCACCCATTCatttaagtcaggtgtgtggcagaggggaaacacctaaaacatgcaggacagtggaTCCTGTGAACCAAGATGGAGAAACACTGCCCTAAATAATGTGCTTATGTGTCTCATTTATCATCTCCAACAGGTGACAGCAGCTGGTTTTGAACCATTGCTGAACTTTGCCTACACATCCAAACTCAACTTTGGAAAAGACGATGTTTTAGAAATACGAAACTCAGCCTCGATCCTTGGTTTCAGGGACCTAGACGAGGCATGTTTTGATTTCCTTCTGCCAAAGTTTTTCTTGAGCCGCAATGGCTCTGCCGCCATTGTGAGAAAGACCTGTTGTCGGAAGGAATGCAAGAGGCGATTATCAACAGAAAATTGTAGCACAGACTCTGACGATGTGTTGTTGGATGACAAAGAAGTAAAACCAGTTGCTGACTCATCACCCGAGCAGGACGTGACTTGGGACTGTAACAAGTCAGTGAGTAACAAAATGGGAAGTCAGAAAAGCGCAGACAGTTTTGGATCTGTAGCTGAAGGGATAAATGATCCAGTGGTGCAGGGTCCAAAGTATCGCAAGTTCCAGTTGGCTTGTGAGAAGGAGATGCTTGGAAGTGAGAAATGTCCCTTCAATTCAGTGACATCAGTGATCAGAGAAAGCTGTGTCCTCTCCTGTTTGCCGTGCCCCATCAGGACACACTGTAAAAGGGAAACTGTGGTTGATTTCACTGGATATCCAACGTCCAACTCCTGCATAGAAAGCAAAGTTGGAGCAGAAGAGTTGTGGAAAACTAAAAAACACTGTGGGAACAAATGTGTTGTTGATATGTCTAAGGAAGGCACATTTGAACAAGAGGGAAAGCAAGGTTGCAAGGTAGAGGAGAAGAACATTAGGACATATGATGAAAAGATGGACTACATGTCCGGAATCATCTCCTCTGAGATACCAAGAATCAAGAAACTCTCCCCAACGCCAAGCAAAATCCTCTGTGAGAGATCATCACTGTCTTTTTGCCCCTTGAGGTGCTTAGATGTGGACTCTACAATCACTCAGTCAATGGGGCATGATATGTGTGCTGTCAGCATTACAGAAAGTAAAACATCAAGAGACCCTGGTGAAATAATACCACATTCCTCCCGTCAAAATACAATGTCAGAAGGTGAAGAAGAAAATCCAAATGACGCCAGTCAACAAGAAAGAAAGGTAACATCCAACATAGAAAGAGCAGCCATCCTTAGAAAAACCTCAGAAGAGAAAAGCACCCTGAAGAATGAAAGAGCGAGTCACCTTAGTGAGCAACTGGGATTATGTAAAGACAGCTACCAGCAAAATTTTCTGGACTGTGAAGCAGGGTGTTCCACTGATGCATGTGGTGGATGGGTGCAGAGCCCGTCTTTAGAGTGGTCAAATCTTCAGAACAACCTTGGTTCCACCAAAACTGGGTGCccattttatcaggattttgaCCAAATGAACTGCGGAATGTCTGAGTGTGAGGGGACACCTCAGTCAAACTCAGGGGAGGATGCAGATTTGGAGACGGAAACAGAGGGAGACAGTGAGTACTCCACAAGTGAGAGAGCCCTACAGGTGAGCAGTTAACAGTTTCACTGACAAGTTTCAATGTATTATATtgaattttatgtcatagaccagcacaaaataGTGTATGATTgtgaaattaaaacaatgttttctttatcCAGCACCCCtatagcatgatgctaccaggACTGTGTTTCACTGTTAGGATGTGTGTCACCACTGATAAAAAAGCGTCCCCtcagcatgacactgccacaACCGTAtttgaggatggtgtgttcagggccGAATACAGTTCCATAGCTCACTAAAGCAgaattttctttgctttgtaaaaaattttgaaaaccatgtagcaTTCCCCCTTCCATTTTACAATTAGGCACTACTTAATGCCTTTCTATGACATACATTCTGACAAAATACataaagtttttggttgtatcctgaattttactttttaattcaaggcatatgaatatatttgcaataaactttatgacctccttttttataacacattaaaaaaacacatacatacacacacatacatacacacacacacacacacatatatatatatatatatatatatatatatatataatactcTTATCTTTTTCAGCACCATGGTTCTGGTTCTAGTTAAAACATCCTGGGTCGTAAGGAGAAATTGGAATCAACAACTACTATATCATAAAACTGAGACATAATTTCCTTACAGAGGAGCAGGTTATGAAATTCAACTGTCTGCATAAAATATCTTCATGATCATGACCCTGCATATTTTATAGTGTTGTTGAGCCTCTGTTACAATGATTAATTTGTTCAGTCTTTAGAGCATGGCCTTTTTGCTGTCTTCATTCCACTTTTAAATTCAAGATGAGCTCGATTTGGGGCCTCTCAAAGACTTAAGGACAGCCTTCCTAGTCCATgtttttgtttaggtttttttatGTTATGCTT harbors:
- the LOC124876926 gene encoding transcription regulator protein BACH2-like, which produces MSVMAGPTPQPSVFTFESTVHSSQVLHYLNEQRCRDMLCDLTVLVEGQNFRAHRSVLASCSEYFLQKISSLSEHGAVITLPEEVTAAGFEPLLNFAYTSKLNFGKDDVLEIRNSASILGFRDLDEACFDFLLPKFFLSRNGSAAIVRKTCCRKECKRRLSTENCSTDSDDVLLDDKEVKPVADSSPEQDVTWDCNKSVSNKMGSQKSADSFGSVAEGINDPVVQGPKYRKFQLACEKEMLGSEKCPFNSVTSVIRESCVLSCLPCPIRTHCKRETVVDFTGYPTSNSCIESKVGAEELWKTKKHCGNKCVVDMSKEGTFEQEGKQGCKVEEKNIRTYDEKMDYMSGIISSEIPRIKKLSPTPSKILCERSSLSFCPLRCLDVDSTITQSMGHDMCAVSITESKTSRDPGEIIPHSSRQNTMSEGEEENPNDASQQERKVTSNIERAAILRKTSEEKSTLKNERASHLSEQLGLCKDSYQQNFLDCEAGCSTDACGGWVQSPSLEWSNLQNNLGSTKTGCPFYQDFDQMNCGMSECEGTPQSNSGEDADLETETEGDSEYSTSERALQVQLPFSVDWIVNLNRNDFQHLLKQQLLTQEQLEFVHDIRRRSKNRLAAQRCRKRKLDCIYNLQCEINKLKTEREKLIMERNQLTQRKMETCHTVSTLCQRIYSEANQQSEQLQVLASCTSSDCPLSSLFPQIDALLSQYGSSLHPQNAASQEDTFNLNRDTGTGLH